One Arthrobacter sp. StoSoilB20 DNA segment encodes these proteins:
- a CDS encoding DUF3039 domain-containing protein — MFGMTTLPPDPFENDPMRELSGAGTSTATIEREETRQEVEPGDRERFSHYVRKEKIMESALTGEPVIALCGKVWTPGRDPQKFPVCPECKEIYEGLRPGNDGGNNGGPGNSK; from the coding sequence ATGTTTGGCATGACTACGCTTCCTCCGGATCCATTCGAAAACGACCCCATGCGCGAGCTTTCCGGAGCCGGAACGTCCACTGCCACCATTGAGCGCGAAGAAACGCGCCAGGAAGTGGAACCCGGCGACCGCGAGCGTTTTTCCCACTACGTCCGCAAGGAAAAGATCATGGAGTCGGCTTTGACCGGCGAACCGGTCATTGCCTTGTGCGGTAAGGTCTGGACACCCGGACGTGATCCCCAGAAGTTCCCGGTCTGCCCGGAGTGCAAGGAGATTTACGAAGGCCTCCGCCCCGGCAACGACGGTGGAAACAACGGCGGCCCGGGCAACTCCAAGTAG